The following coding sequences lie in one Benincasa hispida cultivar B227 chromosome 6, ASM972705v1, whole genome shotgun sequence genomic window:
- the LOC120080071 gene encoding CRS2-associated factor 1, chloroplastic gives MALKLPFPFPIFAPQFNPNSTPAHRTPTEIRFSRWNNANAERFEQRRRSQQEIEDEIRRERRFGSAARIVDLCDSDSSSSAIDRTETFRSVGTPSSPSRPSIPGRKSKYSKNPNPGSPSPFRQVSKTKKTMNAPKERHIGVEANVSLSEDGVSYVIDGAPFEFKYSYTETPKLKPIKLREPPYAPFGPTTMPRPWTGRAPLPPSKKKLPEFDSFQLPPKNKKGVKPVQAPGPFLAGSGPKYVMSREEILGEPLTGEEIKMLIRGCIKSNRQLNIGRDGLTHNMLDNIHAHWKRRRVCKIKCKGVCTVDMDNVKQQLEEKTGGKIIYSRGGALYLYRGRNYNYKTRPRFPLMLWKPAAPVYPRLIKLVPDGLTLEEVTEMRKKGRKLIPICKLGKNGVYSNLVKHVREAFEECELVRINCQGMNGSDFRKIGAKLRDLVPCVLISFESEHILLWRGRDWKSSLPYIERNPEGAKARGTNEATIVAPSIEQGASVEDTLTSLDSGGPSTGGNENPDTMIAEKSLSADVDSLTATMHDRHSISYDMEATKSDGQTMHTATTYEDFESLITTLGGESKTESGYEYLDFDEAEQMEQSRFNAIAATGNPETNVAYTSEASQALNKPTSNITDGVLQLFKQAVENGSAIVLDDSSLDADVVYQRAVAFSQSAPPGPTFRHERRKKVAVDGSEEQTSRELEVKEQTAVSIEVGNGKKDSKTKKKKNFGEYNFGSPQGSLGVDELAKLLA, from the exons ATGGCGCTCAAATTGCCCTTCCCCTTCCCCATTTTCGCTCCTCAATTCAACCCTAATTCAACTCCCGCGCACCGTACTCCTACCGAAATCCGATTTTCCCGTTGGAACAATGCAAACGCCGAAAGATTCGAGCAGCGCCGACGGTCTCAGCAAGAAATCGAGGATGAAATCCGCCGCGAACGCCGCTTCGGTTCCGCCGCTAGAATCGTCGACCTCTGCGATTCCGATTCGTCCTCCTCCGCTATCGACCGGACCGAAACGTTCAGGTCCGTCGGCACTCCATCGTCTCCGTCGAGGCCTTCAATCCCTGGTCGAAAATCCAAGTATTCCAAAAACCCTAATCCTGGTTCACCTTCTCCGTTTCGTCAAGTTTCGAAGACCAAAAAGACCATGAACGCACCGAAAGAAAGGCATATAGGCGTAGAAGCTAATGTTAGCCTAAGTGAAGATGGAGTTTCGTACGTAATTGATGGAGCTCCATTTGAGTTCAAGTATAGCTACACGGAAACGCCAAAGTTAAAGCCGATAAAGCTTCGTGAACCGCCGTATGCACCGTTTGGGCCGACTACAATGCCGCGGCCGTGGACAGGGCGTGCTCCATTGCCGCCGAGCAAGAAGAAATTGCCGGAATTCGACTCGTTTCAGCTGCCGCCGAAAAATAAGAAAGGAGTTAAACCGGTTCAGGCGCCTGGACCATTCTTAGCAGGTTCGGGGCCCAAGTATGTGATGTCGAGGGAAGAAATATTGGGTGAGCCATTAACAGGAGAGGAGATCAAGATGCTGATTCGTGGGTGCATCAAATCCAACAGGCAATTGAATATTG GTAGAGATGGTTTAACGCACAATATGTTGGATAACATACATGCTCATTGGAAACGGCGTAGAGTGTGCAAGATAAAATGCAAAGGAGTGTGTACAGTTGATATGGACAATGTGAAACAGCAATTGGAG GAAAAAACCGGGGGTAAAATCATCTATAGTAGGGGTGGGGCATTGTACCTTTATCGAGGTAGAAATTACAACTATAAAACCCGTCCTCGCTTCCCTCTCATGCTATGGAAACCCGCTGCACCAGTGTATCCTCGGCTAATCAAGCTGGTCCCTGATGGCCTAACACTAGAGGAAGTGACCGAAATGCGTAAGAAGGGACGGAAATTAATACCGATATGCAAGTTAG GGAAAAATGGTGTGTACTCTAACCTTGTAAAACATGTTAGAGAGGCGTTCGAAGAGTGTGAACTTGTTAGAATTAATTGCCAAGGGATGAACGGGAGTGACTTCAGGAAAATTGGCGCTAAACTAAGG GATCTTGTCCCTTGTGTTCTTATTTCTTTTGAAAGCGAGCACATTCTTTTGTGGAGAGGGCGAGATTGGAAATCTTCCCTCCCATATATAGAAAGAAATCCCGAGGGAGCAAAGGCACGTGGAACAAATGAGGCAACTATTGTTGCACCGTCCATTGAACAAGGAGCGTCGGTTGAGGATACTTTGACGTCTTTGGATTCTGGAGGCCCCTCAACAGGAGGAAATGAGAACCCAGATACTATGATTGCTGAGAAATCTCTCTCCGCTGATGTCGATTCATTAACAGCAACGATGCATGATAGGCATTCTATATCATACGATATGGAAGCTACAAAGTCAGATGGTCAAACAATGCACACAGCTACCACATATGAAGATTTTGAATCATTGATCACAACGTTGGGAGGTGAGAGTAAGACTGAGTCGGGatatgaatacttggactttgaCGAAGCAGAACAAATGGAACAATCGAGATTCAATGCCATTGCAGCTACTGGGAACCCAGAAACTAACGTAGCCTATACTTCAGAAGCCTCACAAGCTCTCAATAAGCCAACAAGTAACATCACAGATGGAGTTCTTCAATTGTTCAAGCAAGCGGTCGAAAATGGCAGTGCCATTGTATTAGACGATTCTTCTTTGGATGCTGATGTCGTTTATCAACGAGCAGTTGCCTTTTCTCAGTCCGCTCCTCCTGGGCCTACTTTTAGGCACGAACGAAGGAAGAAGGTAGCAGTTGATGGGAGTGAGGAGCAAACAAGCAGAGAATTGGAAGTGAAAGAACAGACTGCAGTTTCAATCGAGGTAGGAAATGGGAAGAAGGATTCGAAaacgaaaaagaagaaaaattttggTGAATATAATTTTGGTTCACCACAAGGAAGCTTAGGAGTGGATGAACTTGCAAAATTATTAGCATGA